The Moorena producens PAL-8-15-08-1 genomic interval CAAGAGCCTATTCTCCAACCCAAAACTAAGGCGACGACTCAAAGGTTTTAGGATCGTTGCTCTGCGCCTACCTCCCAACTTTTTGTACTTGCTTTTGAAATAGCTATTTTCGGTTAAATTCCACTTTTCAAGCAGGTGATTTAGACTCTTTAAAGTCCAAGCATCACTCCAACGTAGCATGTAGTAATGTAGGTCTGTCCATTCAAGAGGTGGTCCTGGCACATAAGTCACGACGCACTCAGGCTCAAAGTAGACAGTACCGCTAGCTTCTGCTACTGTCATGCAGAAGTCTAGGTGTTCTTTAGTGCAGAGCATTTTTTCATCAAGAGAACCAATGCGTTCAAAGATTTCAGTCCGTACCAATACACAATGAAACTCGGCTAACTCAGTTTGTGTCCTCTGTAATTGAGGTTTTATGTCTTCTACACGCTTACCTTGTTTGTACATCTTCTCACGCAGATGCCTTCTCCCATAGATATCAGTCACAACGCGGGATTCTCCACCCGCAAAGTGTACTCTTTCGTGCAAGGGTTTCTTTTCACACATGAGGGGTCCAACGACAGTGGCTCCCGTTTCTTCTGCACAGGTTACTAAGGCTTTCAGCCAACCTGGGGTTACCACTACGTCATTATCGACGAAAACTAGATACTTTGTATCAACATAACCTAAACCTATGTTTCGAGCATGATTGGGGGGAAGATAATAATCAGTCCGTATAATTGGAAAGTTTCTTGTTTGTGCCTGCTCTTCAAGATAATGGCGTACTTTTGGAGGTGAATTGCCATCCACGTAGATTAACTTGAAGGGAAATTCAGTGTATTGATAAATACTTTCTAGGGATTCTTGAGTACAGCTAAAGCGTTCACGAGGAACGACAACAATGGTGACTTGTGGATTTTCCTTTGGTGATGACTTTATTTGTGAATTGCCTTTGTTTTCTAGAGAAGCTTGCATGGTTTTAGATGAAGTTAATGACGATATAAGATGGTATTTAATAAAATCAATCTAGACAAAGCTTAGCTGTACAATAACGATTTAAAATGTCTTGTATTTTGTTTGCCATCGTTGCCAATAAATTTGAAAAAACTGCTAATCGATTCATTGTAATCCATCCTTTATCCTAATTATCGTGTAACTTTAACTCGGTTCCATAAGGTAGAAGTAAATCTAGGAAAAATTTTACGTGGAGCAAGTCGCATAGCCCATAAAAGGCTGAAGAAGGCTGCCCTTTTCTGACCGAGTTCGTATGAGCGATAGCTGTGTTCATAAACAAAGTTTCCAAATGTCTTTGGGTGTGCTCTAAAAAGGGAATTATGTTTGTCGATGAGGCGGTGGAAATCAACCTGGCGAAGTGATGAAGCGCGTGAAAGTCGTGGACCTTCGTGTTTTAACTGTCGATAGGTGACAATAGGCAGACCAAGGAGTGAACATACTGGGTTAAGCCTCAAGAACATCTCTGTGTGTTCTCGGGAGCTAAAAGACTCGTCATATCCACCAATCTCAAGAAGGAGTTTGCGTTCTACAACTAGTGTTTGCTTAGAGAGAAACGATTGTCCCGGTTCAATTTCTTCGAGAAAGAAGTGCTTTCCTCGTGGAAGAGTTGGCGGGATACGCTTCCTGAGGACTTTACCATCTGCATTCACAACCTCCATCGTAGAGAGGACAGCTACAGGCTGAGGAAGTGTTGCCTTTTCAAGCGCATCTAGAGAAACTTGAGCCATATGGGGCAACAACTGGTCGTCATCGTCAAGATAGGTAAGGTACTTACCACGCGCCATCTTTGCCCCAGTATTGCGAACGGCTGAAATTCCTCTATTTTTGGGCAGCTGCACGAATTTAAGGCGAGGGTGTTCCGGCAGATGTAGTAGTTTGGTCGAAGCATCGTCAATGACGATGACTTCTATATCTTCTAGAGTTTGTGCCAAAGCACTATTGACAGCGTGAGGAAGCAAGTGAGGGCGGTTATAGGTTGGAATAACTATGCTAAGTAGAGGTTTACTCATTTTTAGGGTCTTCGCTAGTTAGATTGTGGAATTGACACGAACTTATTTAAAGCGTATTTAGGTCACAACTTCAATTAAACAGAATGTAAAACTACTGGTTGCTCAGGCAATATTTGTTGAGGTAATTCTCCTTTAAGCAGTTCTTGGTAGATAAAAACTAACTCATCATTGAGTTTTTCCATATCGTATTTTTCTTCTACTCGTGCACGACCAGCTTTCCCCATTTCTGGCCAAATTTCTGGATGCTCAATAAGATAGCTTAATTTATCTGCAATTGCATCAGCATCTCGTTCAGGAACAAGGAAACCAGAAACACCATCTTCAACTAATTCTGGAATGCCACCGTGAAAAGTACTAATTACAGGTAAACCCATGGCCATAGCCTCTTTTAAAGTATTGACTGGTGCATCTTGATTACCATCTGCTGCTGTTACACTAGGGGCGAGAAAAATTTGAGAATTATCCAGAATTTTTACTAGCTCTTGTTGCTGTTTCCAACCGAGTAATTTGACTAGATTATAAATTTTTAATTCTTTGATTAATTGTTCAAATTGTTGTCGTAATGGACCATCACCAACGATACTAAATTCAATATTTTGGTTGGTGTTTGACAGTTTAGCAACTGCTTTAATACAATACTCTATGCCTTTTTTTTCGACAAGACGACCTGTGGTAACAATTCTTACTTTGCCATCAGCAGGCAACTTACGGGGGGTAAAGGCAAATTTACGACAATCAATTCCTGAACCATGAACAACAATTTTTTGTTCAGGGCAGCCCAATTTAAGTACCCGACCTCGAAAAAATTCGCAGTTGGCTAGGAAAAAGTCTCCTGTTGATAACAGTTGGTCATAAACGTGATCGCCATACTCTTGAATAGCCCGACTAATATCATGACCACGAAAGATGGTAACTAACTTGCCTTGGATAAGACCTATCTTGCGAAAAAATAATCCACTGAGACCGAATGTACCAAATTGGCAGTGGATAATATCGTAAGACTTACTTGGAAGTAGAGGAACAGCTTGATAGATTAATCTTGAAGAAATACCATCTTTACCATACTTAAAAATATTAAAAAATGGCAACAATTTCCAAGATTTTTTATCCAAGTTTGCCAACAACAAATAAAAACATTTTAGCCAGCGTACAATAGGGTTTTTGGGAATAGTGGGAGCATAGTAAGTTTTCTGAATCAGCTTGTATTTTTCGACAATAGGATGGACTTTAGACTTGTCAGCTGTATCACCTTGAAGTGCATAAATATCAACTTGGTGACCACGCTCAATCAAACCAGCAATTTGATTTAATATGAATGTCTCAGATAAGATAGGAAAATGTCCAACAAAAAAAGCTATTTTTAGCATAATTATTCAAGGATAATTTTTTCAATTTTTACTAGAACAGAAAACTGTAATTCTATAATGAATACAGTTTATTTGAGATTTAATTAAAGCTTTTAAGAGTCTAGATAAATGATTGTATTGAGCACTAGTTAAGACAAATGTAACATATTTAAAACTTCAATTAAACAGAATGTAAAACTACTGGTTGCTCAGGCAATATTTGTTGAGGTAATTCTCCTTTAAGCAGTTCTTGGTAGATAAAAACTAACTCATCATTGAGTTTTTCCATATCGTATTTTTCTTCTACTCGTGCACGACCAGCTTTCCCCATTTCTGGCCAAATTTCTGGATGCTCAATAAGATAGCTTAATTTATCTGCAATTGCATCAGCATCTCGTTCAGGAACAAGGAAACCAGAAACACCATCTTCAACTAATTCTGGAATGCCACCGTGAAAAGTACTAATTACAGGTAAACCCATGGCCATAGCCTCTTTTAAAGTATTGACTGGTGCATCTTGATTACCATCTGCTGCTGTTACACTAGGGGCGAGAAAAATTTGAGAATTATCCAGAATTTTTACTAGCTCTTGTTGCTGTTTCCAACCGAGTAATTTGACTAGATTATAAATTTTTAATTCTTTGATTAATTGTTCAAATTGTTGTCGTAATGGACCATCACCAACGATACTAAATTCAATATTTTGGTTGGTGTTTGACAGTTTAGCAACTGCTTTAATACAATACTCTATGCCTTTTTTTTCGACAAGACGACCTGTGGTGGCAATTCTTACTTTGCCATCAGCAGGCAATTTACGGGAGGTAAAGACAAATTTACTACAATCAATTCCTGAACCATGAACAACAATTTTTTGCTCAGGGCAGCCGAGTTGCAGTACCCGACCTCGAAAAAAATCACAGTTGGCTAGAAAAAAATCTCCTGTTTCTAACAGTTGGTCATAAACGTGATCGCCATACTTTTGAATAGCCCAGCTAATGTCATAGCCTCGAAAAGTAGTAATTAACTTTCCTTGGATAATACCTACCTTGCGAAAGAGTAATCCCCTCAGGCCAAATGTACCAAATTGGCAGTGGATAATATCGTAAGACTTGCCCGGTAGTAGGGTCAATGCTTCATAGATTAATCGTAACGAAATCGCATCTCTACCATACTTAAAAAAATTCAAAAATGTCAACAATTTCCAAGATTTTTTATTTATATTTATAATTAATAATAATAAACATTTTAGCAAGCGTACAATATAGTTTTTAGGAATAATGGGAGCATAATAAGTTTTTTCAAAAAGCTTGTATTTTGATACAATAGGGTGGATTTTAGATGTGTCAGCCGTATCACCATGAAGTGCATAGATATCAACTTGGTGACCACGCTCAATCAAACCAGCAATTTGATTTAAGATAAATGCCTCGGATAAAAGAGGAAACTGTCCAAGAAAAAAGGCAAATTTTAGCATAATTATTCAGAGATTAAACTCTTAATAGTGGTAATTAATTTGCGAGGAATTTCACCTCGTGAAAAAACAGATAAGACTATGCCATAGACAACTAGAATGAAAAGCGGTTGCAGTAAAGCTTTTAGGGGCATGGATAAAGGAACAATTGTTGCGGGTACTAAGGCAAGGCAAACTGTAGCAGTTGGTAATAATGTAGGTTTGAGCAAACTTACCAAATTCCATTTAGCAGTGCGGCAAGTAGCTATCCAAAACCAAGCCGTAGCTCCAACACCCATCACTAAAGCAACCGCGATCGCCACTCCTGTAATTCCCCCCAGCCAGGCCCCGACAAAGAAGGTTGGTAGAGAAAGTGGCACCAGAACCCAATTAATTGCTGCATTAATATTGGGCTTATCTAAGGCATTCAAAGTAGTTCCCAAAATAGCCATAAAGATGCGAGCATAGGCAAAAACCAGCAGGATTTGGAAAATGGGCACAACTTCTGTCCAATCTGGACCGTACATCAAAGGAATTAGCCAAGGCGCAACCACAAAACCGATACCGTGAATAGGGGCAGAGACTAAAGCGTATAGTTCGAGCATTCGACGGACATAAATCTTTTGACCCTGGCTATCTTGCTGTGACAGAACTGAAAAATTGACACGATTGAGCCGCGACAGAGCAAACCCTGGTAGCATTGCCAACTGATAGGCCATGTTATAATAGCCTAGCGCTTGAACTCCTAGTAACTTACCAATGATGAAATTGTCACCGTTGGTATTGGCATAAACAGCTAAATTGATCCCAATTAAGCTACTGATATAACTCCGCACTTCTTTAACAGCAGATGAGTCTGGGATGAGGTGGTAAGTAAAGTGATATCGACTAAACCAGTGTTTGAGAGCTGAGCCGACTGTTGCCGATGCGATTGCACCTACAGCAAAAGACCAGACACCACCACCCAGTACAGCACAAATGAATGCACCGCTAAGACGCGCCAAACTTGATGCACCGTTACAGATTGCCAGTTCTCTAAACTTCATCTGTCGCTGTAGTACAGCTGAGTGAGAACCAGCACCTGCCCGAATAAGATAAACAATGGAGGTAAAGGCAATCAGAGGCCACAGTAGGGGTACACCAAAAAACTGGGCAACAAGGAAACCAGCAAGAGCTTGTATGAAAAATAAGCCAACTGAAACATTGACACCTAGACTGTAAACGGCATTGACTAGTTTTTTGTCATCCAATCCGCGCTGAACCAAGACCCCAGCAATTGTAGAGTCTTCAAACAAAGTTGATAGGGTGGTAACTAATAGAACCATTCCCCACACACCAAAGTCATCAGGAGATAAGAGCCGAGCTAGGAAAAGCTGGGTAATAAACTTGGAGAGCTTGGCAAACATAAAGCTCGCACTCACCCACAGACCACTTTTGGCGATCTTTGCAGCATTGATTTGAGCCATAAAACCTCACGCGGAAATCTGAGACAAATACAGTGAGCGGTGGAGAGTTTTATCGTTTGCTAACTCCCTACCCTTGCGCCCCAGTAGCTCCCGCAGCTGTTGGTCTTGGCACAACTGACGTAGAGCTTGGAAAATCTCGTCAGGAGAATTTGGGTTGACTAAGATGCCACTCTCCCCATGAAGAACAGCATCTGTAACACCACCAACCCGCGAAGCAATCACAGGTTTCCCGAAGTAACCAGCTTCTCGATAAACAATGCCAAAACCTTCTATGCTAGCGGCTTGAGCATCAAAGAAGGTGAGCATGGCAAACAGATCACAGGCAGCGTAGTAGCTTGCTAATGCCTCGTTGGGTACATAGCCAGCAAAATGCACCCGCTCTTCCACTCCCTCACGACTAGCTAGAGACTTCAGTTCCGACTCCATCGAACCTCGACCACAAACTAGGTAATGGACATCAAGTCCTTCCTCCAGCAGAAACGGTAAATTTAGGATGATTCGGTCAAAACCCTTACGTCGGATAAGCCGTCCGACAGAAAGAATGACAACTGCTGTTTCAGGAATGTTGTGAGCTTGGCGTACCTGCTTGCGCAACTCATCAGCGCAGTCTAGTTTTCCTTGATTACCAAACTTTTCTGGTCTGACTGTTGGGTTAATAATATAAGTTGGCGTGTCGAACTGAAAATGGTCTTTGAGGTAATCTCGTGTGAAGGAACTATTGCAAACAATCCCTTGGATACGATTGATCGTCCAGCTAAAAAGCGATCGCAACAGGGGGTTTCGCAAAGGACAGAGGAGATCGTCACCGTGTAGGTATGCATAACAGCGGACAGGAAGCAAATAACTCAGTAGCAGTAGTGAAGGGAAATCGTAACCATGACCCCACTCAATGTAACGATAGCGGTAGTGAAAATAGAGTTTGATTCCTAGTACCAGTGACCCAACCATATTGAAAATCTGCCTGAGGAGACTCCCTAATCCCCCAGATTGCAGGAAGTTCGGAACTAGCCAGCGATGCACAGGAAAAGGTTGCCTCTGATCAAAAGCTTGATCCTCCGGACAGGCAGCGGCTAGAACAATCACCCGTTCCGGGTCTTGCAAACAGCGATTGTAGACGTACTCCTCAATTCCGCCCTCCTTCGGAAAGAAAGTACGAGAGATGACCAGAATATCTGGGGAGGAGCTTTGCCCTTGGGCTGAAACATCAAACTGTGCTAGGTTTTGCATTGTGAATTCTGTAATTTAGAGCAAAGTGTAGGCAAATCAGAGTTCAAGCAAGAAAGTGGAGCAATGTTAGCCCATTGGAGTTTGAACTTTGAGCTTTTCTGAGTTGCTCAAGTGTTGAACAATGGCTAAAAATTCAGAAGATGTTTGCTCCCAGTGATAGGAGTTGCTCACTCGCTCCCGCCCTTTTTGTCCCATGTATTGTCTCAACTCAGGGTTGGCAATCAGTTTTGAGAGGGCTTGAGCTAAACGCTGAAAATTAGCCGGGGGAACAAGTAAGCCATTTTCGCCATCTTGAACGAGTTCAGGCATAGCTGAAATATTGGTTGTGATTATTGGCAGACCGAAATACATTGCTTCTAACAGAACAATGCCAAATCCTTCTTTGAGAGAAGGTAGAACAAAAATATGAGAAGACGAATAGAGTTGGTTAAGACCGTCCTGATCAAGTCGGCTATGCAAAATTACATCATCTTTTAGGTCAAGCTTATTGATTAAATTTATGACTTTTCGATGATAATTTTGATTTTTGTCGGTCTTGCCAACGATATGGATTTTAACGCCTTGTCGTTCCACTTGCGAAAATGCTTCGATTAAGTAAATAATTCCTTTTCTTGGAATACAATGTCCAACACATAAAATTTTTAGTTCACTATGATTTTTATCTAAATTTTTAGTTGCTTCTAGAGTTTCTCTTTTTAATGCTGGTGGTAAAACAAAGATTGATTTTGTTCCGATGTTTAGGGAAGTTATTTCTTTTTCGGAAAATTTACTATTAGTGACAATTATATCTGCCCAACAAAGACAAGCTTTTTCTTGGTATCGATAAAATATTTTCTTCAATAAAAACTTGCTTTGACTATTATAGTCGTCGAAATGATGCAAAATAATGATGATTTTACCATTCTTATTAAAGATTTTATGAATTAAATTAAAAAGAAGCAAATAACGACTAAAGTAATGGTCTTCTACAATTAGTCCATTGCATCGATTAGTCAATAGGATGACCATGATTAAGTTAACGATTAGATCGCCGATAAGCGGTATCCAAGCAAGTTTGAATAAATAGCGTTTGGCATGTAGATTAATATAGTCAGGAGCTAGACCTGATTTTTTTAGCCGCTCATAAAGCTTGTAGTTGTAATATTCTCCACCGGTATTGGGAGGAAAGGCTCCCGTGAGAAAAGAAATGCGATTCATCTGTCTAAGAAAATGATGTTTATGTTGTATTAGTGGGAAGTGGGAGGGGATTTTACCTTTACCGACTTCGATGGCGGCTGCGTCTGAGAGTATCTACAACGAAACTCTCTTCAGCTATCGGGTGCTAACCCTGTAATTCTCATAATTCCTTTGGCGTAGTGTTCTACACCACAATGGGTTTCAACCCACTGGTTGCCTTTGGCAAGTAACTCTGGAGTCGTTGGGGAATTGATCACCTTAACCAGGGTTTCAGCCGCAGCCATAGGATCGTTGGGTTCAACTGTCCACTCCGGTGCAAAGTTTTGCAAAATCTCGTTAATTCCCCCAGTATTACTACCCACGACTGGTACACCACAGGCGATCGCTTCCACAACAGTGCGACCAAAAGGTTCCCGTGGAGCTAAGCTAACTACTACATCGGCATACTTGTAATAGTCTTCAATGGCAAATGTAGGTGGCAAAATTGTAAAACGGTCTGCTACTCCTGATTTTTCAGCACTTTCTAACAAAGTACGAGTATGGATTTGACCAGGAGATTTATCTTCGCCGATTATTACTCCGTGATAGAAGTGACCCTGGGCTTTGAGCTGAGCTAACACAGGAATTAAGGCACGCAAGTTTTTATCATTGACAATCCCTGGCTGATTAAGGCGCGAAGGGGTAAGCATGATACGTGCACCAGAGTTGAGTATAGGTTGTAAGTTTTCTGGAGGAGAACCAGTAGGTGGTTTATTGTTGAACTGTTCTGTGTCCACTGGTTGATAGAGAATTCCTCGAATATCCGGCATCAGTTTATGGACATGATTAGCCGTAAATTGGGAATTGCAGATAGCAGCAGGAGCGAGGCAAGTAAAAGTGACTTTTCTAGCTAAGTAACCAAAAGGGTTGTGTGAAAGAGCCAAATCATGGCAAAAATGATAGACAGGGCGCTGGCTAAGGCGGAGTTTTGGCGAAGCTTTGAGTAAGATGGGTAAATAACTGCGCCAAACCAAATTATCCAGCAGTACAGGCCAATCTTTCGGTTGCTGAGCTACCCATTGAAGCGCCTGCTGCAAAAACCGACGTTTGCCCTGACGAGGAATTGACTGAATAACAGATTCTTGACCTGCATCTTTTAAATACCTTTCTAGTAAAGAATCTGCACGAACTAAGACGCATAACTGCTCAGAGACATCACAAAGTTGAAATCCTTTAATTAGTAGTGAAAGACTCACTGTCATACCACCCAAACTACTCCAGTAGGCAGGTATAACTATTATTTTTTTTGTCTCTCTAGACTTACTATTAGAATTATTGTAGTAATTCGACAAAGTTTTAACAAGCATCTTTGATTAGAGAAACTTTTAGATTGATAGCTGAATAAACAAGTGTCTATAACTTAACTTGTTTTGCCAGAAATTTCATAATTTTTGGGTTGTTTACCTGTCAGCTTAAATCGCAAGTAGCGGCTCGGACCAAAGCGGAGGAATACCATTCCTTCTGCAGGGGATAGAGAACAAATTCCTCTGCGCATCAGCCTCTCGATAGTATCTTTTAGGGGATGACCGATAGCCAGACTTTCTTGTAGGGTAAACCAAATAATTTGCAGGACTTTTTTCCAGGATACTCCACCTTCCTCTATAGCTTGAAAGCTGAGATAATCGGAGTCTCTATTGATATCAAATCTTTGATTGATGCCAACATCTACAGCAGCTTGGTTTATGCATTTAGCGGTGTCCTCGCGTTGCTCGATTAAATAAGGAATATTGTTAGTTTGTCCTCGCCTGTTTTTTCCGTGCTTCCGATAAAACATCAGTGGTTCTTTGATACAACCAACTTTTCCATAAAAAGGAATAGTGGCAGTTAAGTAGGTATCAGCAGCACGAGGACGTTTAGGAAGCGGTGCAACCTGGTCTATGGCGTAGCGACGGTAAGATAAAGCAGAAGTGATTGCCCAGGCATATCTTCCCCATTGCAGCAGCAAAGGTCTGACATCACCTTGACTGAAAAAATTAGGATCGCGACCGATAATATTACCCTCTCGATCTATTGAAACACGCCCGTGAGAAATTTGCACCCATTCAGGATGAGCAACAAAGGCTGCTACTACTTTTGCTAACTTCTCTGGGTGAAAGTAATCATCAGAATCAAGGAAGCAAACTATTTCACCTTTTGCCTTAGCAAGACCAGCATTAAAAGCTGCTCCCTGTCCTGCATTTTCTTGAAAAACAGGAATTAGTTTATCCTGATAATATTTGATGACATCCCGTGAATTATCAGTTGAACCATCATCAACAACAATCAATTCAAAGTTGCGGTAACTCTGATTTAAAACACTTTCTATTGCTTGAGCAATAAAACGACCATAGTTGTAATTACCAATGATAATGCTAACTAAAGTAGTTTGGCCAGCATCAAGAGGTTTTTTGTTTACTGAATTAAATGGCTTTATCATATTTTTAAATAAGTTTTATTTTGTCTAAAATTCAGTTGCTGTGGTGAGCTTTGCATGAGTACGCCGAGCAAACTAATTGGCATTACGGGCAGTTCAATTTCCATCACGCAAAAGGTTAAGCTGAAGACTATAAAAATTAACAAGCCAGCCATTGGTCTATCTGACCTTGTTTTGTAAATGCCAAGAATTAGTGATGTCCAAGAGATGGCAAAAAGACTAGTTCCAATCACACCAGAGCGGTAGAGTAAAGTACCAAGTATAAAACTGTGAGAACCAACTACAGCAGGCGCATATCCTGGTAAAACTCCTTCTCCCGTCTTAACATGACCTAGTAAAAAAACAGTGTTGGAGCTATTCACAATACCATCTATAGTTCTTCGGTAGATTTCCCCTCGCACTTCTGTAGAATCAGCACGAGCCTCACCTGCTGCTTCTGCTGTACCGACTACACTGTTGAAGACGATATTAGTAACTGGGGGAATAGAAAGGGTAGTAAAACTGGTAACGGCAATTAAACCACAAAGAAACCATACTCCAAAAGCCTGACCAGCAGTAAGTAAGTAACGCAGACACAGTACTAGAGGTAAAGTGAGAACAACTGAGCGAGTTCCGCTCGTCAGAATTATAAAAATAGAGGCTGAAAAGAGAAGTACAGACCAAAGACGATTTTTGAGATCCAGAGCTAGTAAACTCGTAAAACCAACTGTTAAAGCCAAAGATTCTGGGCCTGGAAAAAAATAAACATAACGCACTAGTCCAGGTAGTATAGCTTCATCAGTAGGAAAGTAAGGCATTAGATAGTTGCTATTACCAGCTCCAGGTACATAAACTCTGCTCTTACCAGTAATAAAACCATATAGAGAGCGTGGCGGATCGTAGTATGCTTGATGCCAAACAAAGAAAATAACTACCCAAAGAACTACCATCAGGGCAACTACAACTGAAAAAGCCCAAGCAACTATTTGCCAACGAACACGTAAGTTTTTGCTTTGAATATACCAAAGTGTGATTGCAGGTCCAATCCAACTATTAAGTACTGAAAATACTCCGTTAGGACCGAGGGTATCATTATGATACACAGCATAAAAGTATCTAGCGATTAGAGTATAAACACCATACGCTAAAAATAAAACGGCAGCTACACTAGGACGACGCCAACGCACTTCCCCACGAGTATATTTTTCGTAGGCAATTAAGCCAATGCCGATCAGAAACATAAAATGCTTCCACCCTAGCAACCACCAAAGAGGTGTTAGAGCAACTAAGAGACAAACTACTTTTTCTGTTTGGGTTAAAATACTCCAACGAGGCAACAAACCAGAAAAAAGGCGATCGCTATCTTGATCTTGCGTCCTTCTTTGATAAAAACCAGGTAAATAGTTTGGCTGTCTCATGAGCTGACCTCAGCGATTTTGTGCCCGTAAAGATAGCCTTCAGGCTGTGTATCCACACCATTGACGACTAGACCGAGAATCTGAGCTCTATGTCGCATAAGTTGCTCAAGGGTATCTCTAAAGGGGTTGCGATTGCTTTTACCGAGCCAAACGACGAGCAATACATTGGGCACAACGCTTGCCATTAGGGCAGCTTCACTGGTTAGACTAACTGGAGCGCTATCAATAAGTATGTAGTCGTAATGACCACTACCTTGAGCAGCACTCAGACACTCCTCAAAACTTCCCCGAGCGACAAACTCAGCAATCTTATCCTCGTCGGGTCTTAGGGATAATAGATCAAGACCTGGTCGTATTTGGACTGGTG includes:
- a CDS encoding glycosyltransferase family 4 protein; this encodes MLVKTLSNYYNNSNSKSRETKKIIVIPAYWSSLGGMTVSLSLLIKGFQLCDVSEQLCVLVRADSLLERYLKDAGQESVIQSIPRQGKRRFLQQALQWVAQQPKDWPVLLDNLVWRSYLPILLKASPKLRLSQRPVYHFCHDLALSHNPFGYLARKVTFTCLAPAAICNSQFTANHVHKLMPDIRGILYQPVDTEQFNNKPPTGSPPENLQPILNSGARIMLTPSRLNQPGIVNDKNLRALIPVLAQLKAQGHFYHGVIIGEDKSPGQIHTRTLLESAEKSGVADRFTILPPTFAIEDYYKYADVVVSLAPREPFGRTVVEAIACGVPVVGSNTGGINEILQNFAPEWTVEPNDPMAAAETLVKVINSPTTPELLAKGNQWVETHCGVEHYAKGIMRITGLAPDS
- a CDS encoding glycosyltransferase family 2 protein, yielding MIKPFNSVNKKPLDAGQTTLVSIIIGNYNYGRFIAQAIESVLNQSYRNFELIVVDDGSTDNSRDVIKYYQDKLIPVFQENAGQGAAFNAGLAKAKGEIVCFLDSDDYFHPEKLAKVVAAFVAHPEWVQISHGRVSIDREGNIIGRDPNFFSQGDVRPLLLQWGRYAWAITSALSYRRYAIDQVAPLPKRPRAADTYLTATIPFYGKVGCIKEPLMFYRKHGKNRRGQTNNIPYLIEQREDTAKCINQAAVDVGINQRFDINRDSDYLSFQAIEEGGVSWKKVLQIIWFTLQESLAIGHPLKDTIERLMRRGICSLSPAEGMVFLRFGPSRYLRFKLTGKQPKNYEISGKTS